The following are encoded together in the Microterricola viridarii genome:
- a CDS encoding glycosyl hydrolase, with protein sequence MSPTPTPKPVAQFSPPTTVSAPAAFAGWDAAGVANDAALRAEAGESSEGNIALLLTPGGPDGVTLRQTVSVAPLTTYSFGVDHFASLESNTAISIAVGGNALTRLEAAQTAAEWEHASWEYTTGTDEYSLELSINAAGDTGSARIDNVSLNVAGGENLIANASFEDYAADAQITNESLIMQSGAASIGIAARVQSAQWNVRDVSGADVESGSIEFQNGLGLLPLGELRQGYYSVEFASVEGNLPVQTLTFMVLDEAALAEPDERFGVGTHLDRDYYAGSELPAEQIGFTSARTDMFWSKTELNQGEYSFDPTLDGRIAAFAARGIELLPISAYANKYYDGGVAVSSPEGIAGYANYSNAIATHYGATAIELFNEYNHEPFNKGACGRTGSCYQQLLAPTADKIHSESPGTKVVGPANARQDDPFLTELYQAGGLQYLDAVSFHPYEEGYNSGPEFLIANLEQANARIREFNDGKPKPIWLTELGWSTSLVTESQQAENLIRAEAIALAANVERFFWYDLVNDGLDPVEAENSFGLLHQRSEVLPAFQPKPAAMAQAMMIRKLTGKAFSERDTLSETSYSFAFGEGAESTRVAWATSPVRVSYETQSPVVMTSYLGAVTELKPKKGKVTVDLGLQPVFLDGDLSKGRVVK encoded by the coding sequence GTGTCTCCAACGCCCACCCCGAAACCGGTCGCCCAATTCTCTCCACCGACGACCGTGTCGGCGCCAGCAGCTTTCGCGGGATGGGACGCTGCCGGTGTAGCGAATGACGCAGCATTGCGTGCGGAAGCGGGAGAAAGCAGCGAAGGAAACATTGCGCTGTTGCTCACTCCTGGTGGGCCCGACGGCGTCACCCTGCGCCAGACGGTGAGTGTGGCGCCGCTGACGACCTACTCGTTCGGCGTCGACCACTTCGCGTCTCTTGAATCCAACACCGCGATCTCGATCGCAGTGGGCGGGAACGCCCTGACGAGACTCGAGGCTGCCCAGACAGCGGCTGAGTGGGAGCACGCGAGCTGGGAATACACGACCGGGACAGACGAGTATTCCCTCGAGCTATCGATCAACGCAGCCGGCGATACCGGTTCTGCGCGCATTGACAATGTGAGCCTCAACGTGGCCGGGGGCGAAAACCTGATTGCAAATGCATCCTTCGAGGACTACGCGGCCGACGCACAGATCACGAACGAGTCCCTGATCATGCAAAGCGGCGCGGCCTCGATCGGGATCGCAGCCAGAGTGCAGAGCGCCCAGTGGAACGTGCGTGACGTCTCGGGCGCAGACGTTGAAAGCGGCTCGATTGAGTTCCAGAACGGACTCGGGCTCCTGCCGCTCGGTGAGTTGCGCCAAGGCTACTACTCTGTTGAGTTCGCCAGCGTAGAAGGCAATCTCCCAGTTCAAACCTTGACCTTCATGGTCCTCGACGAGGCGGCGCTTGCCGAGCCGGACGAGAGATTCGGCGTTGGCACACACCTCGACCGCGACTACTACGCGGGGTCCGAGCTTCCAGCCGAGCAGATTGGCTTCACGAGCGCCCGGACCGACATGTTCTGGTCGAAGACTGAGCTCAACCAGGGGGAGTACAGCTTTGACCCGACCCTTGACGGGCGAATCGCGGCGTTCGCTGCGCGCGGGATTGAGCTGCTTCCCATCAGCGCATACGCGAACAAGTACTACGACGGAGGTGTTGCAGTCAGCAGCCCAGAGGGCATTGCGGGCTACGCAAACTACTCGAACGCGATTGCCACGCACTACGGCGCTACGGCCATCGAACTCTTCAATGAGTACAACCACGAGCCGTTCAACAAGGGTGCATGCGGTCGAACAGGCTCGTGTTACCAGCAACTACTTGCACCAACCGCGGACAAAATTCACTCGGAGAGCCCGGGAACAAAAGTTGTTGGTCCCGCAAACGCGAGGCAAGACGACCCCTTCCTTACTGAGTTGTACCAGGCCGGCGGGCTGCAGTATCTAGATGCAGTGAGCTTCCACCCCTACGAAGAGGGTTACAACTCGGGTCCAGAGTTTCTGATCGCAAATCTTGAGCAGGCGAATGCACGAATCCGCGAGTTCAACGATGGGAAGCCAAAGCCGATCTGGCTGACGGAGCTTGGCTGGAGCACGTCTTTGGTCACGGAGTCGCAGCAAGCGGAAAACCTCATCCGCGCCGAGGCAATCGCGCTCGCCGCCAATGTTGAACGATTCTTCTGGTACGACCTCGTCAACGATGGGCTCGACCCCGTTGAGGCGGAGAACAGCTTTGGCCTCCTGCATCAGCGTTCCGAGGTGCTGCCGGCCTTCCAACCCAAGCCGGCCGCCATGGCACAAGCCATGATGATTCGAAAGCTGACGGGGAAGGCATTCAGCGAGCGTGACACGTTGAGCGAGACGAGCTATTCATTCGCCTTCGGCGAGGGCGCCGAATCTACCCGTGTTGCTTGGGCGACCAGCCCGGTCCGGGTGAGCTATGAAACCCAGTCGCCGGTTGTCATGACCAGCTATCTCGGAGCGGTCACGGAGTTGAAGCCCAAGAAGGGCAAGGTGACTGTGGATCTCGGGCTTCAGCCGGTGTTCCTCGACGGGGATCTCAGCAAGGGGAGAGTCGTCAAGTAG
- a CDS encoding DUF4012 domain-containing protein: MTDFHGAHPQQPRSRAERREMQKAADLAESARHARGKSGSGRTTVIWFIGTLLVVGLGATGWVGYQALTAKNSLEAAKGLIGTVKTQAAAADFAGIAQSAELLSDHTGTAVAAAHDPLWQAGEYVPVLGKNLTAVREMAEVVDSIAKGTVEPLASVAGGLSPESLKPVDGRINIEPIVQLSAAFGPAAEAFHSAVERGAAIDVDGTVGPVQDAGAELVGMLTSADDLIGSAASVIQIAPELLGANGPRTYVLMFQNLAEATALGGSSAALTEINVDNGAVAIGRQASSGDFPWRDKEGKGGPIVAPDPAVEDIYGPLMYTRLNLAPSRPDFPTAATIAKEFWQQHIGGNVDAVVSIDPVALAHILRATGPIAMSTGDQLSSDNAVRLLLNEVYFRYQGDDIPLSDAFFAEAAKSVFDSLMSPTTDMPQLVAAMAQSIGEHRILAWSPNPEVQATLERTPLSGVLPADNETQTTTGVFFRDMSASKMDYYLETAAALDTDVCTAESPTFTTTVDLRSTITPELAATLPAYIASAPWGGDKFRTQVFVYGPPGATLADATVVTQGVETTFDKSANDLGRPVAVFSVYLAPGETSQVVATFNAPAGSFGPADLRVTPMLIPTATTVSSPGCS, from the coding sequence GTGACTGACTTCCATGGCGCGCACCCGCAGCAGCCGCGCTCGCGCGCCGAGCGTCGAGAGATGCAGAAGGCCGCCGACCTCGCGGAGTCGGCTCGCCACGCGCGAGGCAAGTCCGGGAGCGGCCGGACGACAGTTATCTGGTTCATCGGAACCCTCTTGGTCGTTGGCCTAGGCGCAACGGGATGGGTCGGATACCAGGCACTCACAGCCAAGAATTCGCTCGAGGCGGCCAAGGGGCTGATCGGCACGGTCAAAACTCAGGCCGCCGCCGCAGATTTCGCCGGCATCGCGCAGAGCGCAGAGCTACTCTCCGATCACACCGGCACCGCCGTCGCGGCTGCCCACGACCCGTTGTGGCAAGCGGGCGAGTACGTGCCGGTCCTCGGCAAGAACCTCACCGCAGTGCGCGAGATGGCGGAGGTCGTGGATTCGATCGCCAAGGGCACCGTCGAGCCGTTGGCCTCTGTCGCAGGAGGGCTCAGCCCCGAGTCATTGAAACCCGTCGACGGGCGCATCAACATCGAGCCGATCGTGCAGCTCAGCGCCGCGTTCGGCCCTGCCGCCGAAGCTTTCCACTCGGCAGTCGAGCGTGGAGCCGCAATTGACGTCGACGGCACAGTCGGGCCAGTGCAGGATGCTGGGGCCGAACTCGTGGGGATGCTCACGAGCGCCGACGACTTGATCGGCAGCGCAGCCTCGGTGATTCAAATCGCACCGGAATTGCTCGGCGCCAACGGCCCGCGCACCTATGTGCTCATGTTCCAGAACCTCGCCGAAGCGACCGCCCTCGGTGGCAGCTCGGCAGCCCTCACCGAGATCAACGTCGACAACGGCGCGGTCGCCATTGGCCGGCAGGCCTCCAGCGGTGACTTCCCATGGCGCGACAAGGAGGGGAAAGGCGGCCCGATCGTCGCCCCGGACCCAGCGGTCGAGGACATCTACGGCCCGCTCATGTACACCCGACTCAACCTGGCGCCCAGCCGCCCCGACTTCCCCACCGCGGCCACGATCGCCAAGGAGTTTTGGCAGCAGCACATCGGCGGGAATGTCGATGCTGTCGTCTCTATCGACCCAGTGGCCCTTGCGCACATTCTCCGCGCTACAGGCCCGATCGCCATGAGCACTGGCGACCAGCTCAGCTCCGACAATGCAGTGCGACTCCTCTTGAATGAGGTCTATTTCCGCTATCAAGGGGACGACATCCCGCTATCTGACGCGTTCTTCGCTGAAGCGGCCAAGAGCGTCTTCGACTCGCTGATGAGCCCTACAACCGACATGCCCCAGCTCGTCGCGGCGATGGCGCAGAGCATTGGTGAGCATCGCATCCTCGCTTGGAGCCCGAATCCCGAGGTTCAGGCGACGCTCGAACGCACCCCCCTCAGCGGCGTCCTCCCGGCAGACAACGAAACCCAGACGACGACCGGTGTCTTCTTCCGCGATATGTCCGCATCCAAGATGGATTACTACCTCGAGACTGCCGCGGCGCTGGACACGGATGTCTGCACGGCAGAGTCCCCCACTTTCACCACAACCGTTGACCTCCGCTCCACAATCACGCCCGAGCTGGCAGCGACTCTCCCCGCTTACATTGCAAGCGCGCCGTGGGGCGGGGACAAATTCCGCACCCAGGTGTTCGTCTATGGGCCGCCTGGCGCCACGCTTGCCGACGCAACGGTGGTCACGCAAGGCGTAGAGACCACTTTCGACAAGTCGGCCAACGACCTCGGTCGCCCGGTCGCAGTCTTCAGCGTCTATCTTGCGCCTGGCGAAACGAGCCAGGTTGTCGCGACGTTCAACGCACCCGCTGGCAGCTTCGGCCCGGCAGACTTGCGCGTAACGCCAATGTTGATCCCGACGGCAACCACTGTCTCCAGTCCGGGATGCAGCTAG
- a CDS encoding glycosyltransferase family 2 protein: MAEAPWTVSVVIPTVGRAELGRAIESVAAQSYPAAEILIVSDTADPIHLPDLPGLRLLTVGPRAGGNAARQHGIESAHGRLVALLDDDDEWFPDHLSELVTLVQRANPTDDRWVASSRVVARRAGGDEVWPDRPIRDDEQLSHYLFRKSSVKGGVGFMQASTLVFPRSLAMDIPFDPALRFHQDVAWLNALSRSSQPPRVFQPESPTVVHHIGNGVAKSITSAKSIAWARQHLDASDRRTIGDFIAVHSLNAAKNEDSVRRMWETLRTAFTVGRPGPAATIYACALIAQVSLRRPGRG, encoded by the coding sequence ATGGCTGAAGCGCCATGGACCGTCTCGGTCGTGATCCCGACTGTCGGCCGCGCCGAGTTGGGCCGAGCGATCGAATCGGTCGCAGCGCAGAGCTACCCGGCAGCCGAAATCTTGATCGTCTCCGACACTGCAGACCCGATTCACCTGCCCGATCTGCCGGGCCTCCGACTCCTGACCGTCGGTCCTCGGGCGGGCGGAAACGCCGCTCGGCAGCATGGCATTGAGTCGGCCCACGGCCGGTTGGTCGCGCTCCTCGATGATGATGACGAGTGGTTTCCAGACCACCTGTCCGAACTCGTGACACTGGTGCAACGCGCAAATCCTACCGACGACCGCTGGGTTGCGAGCAGCAGAGTTGTTGCGCGCCGAGCTGGCGGCGACGAGGTCTGGCCGGACCGGCCGATACGCGACGACGAGCAGCTCTCGCACTATCTCTTCCGCAAATCGTCTGTTAAGGGCGGCGTGGGATTTATGCAGGCCTCCACGCTCGTGTTCCCGAGATCGCTCGCAATGGATATCCCGTTTGACCCGGCGCTGCGCTTCCACCAAGATGTTGCCTGGCTCAACGCACTCTCAAGGTCGTCTCAGCCCCCGCGCGTGTTTCAACCCGAAAGCCCGACCGTGGTCCACCACATCGGCAACGGCGTGGCGAAGTCGATCACATCGGCCAAGTCGATTGCGTGGGCTCGTCAGCATCTGGATGCAAGTGACCGCCGCACGATCGGCGATTTCATTGCCGTCCACTCCCTCAACGCCGCAAAGAACGAGGACTCTGTCCGGCGGATGTGGGAGACTCTCCGCACCGCGTTCACCGTTGGCCGGCCCGGCCCGGCTGCCACAATCTACGCTTGTGCGCTAATCGCACAAGTTTCTCTCCGCCGTCCCGGCAGAGGTTAG
- a CDS encoding oligosaccharide flippase family protein, producing the protein MSGALKRVGGTSRSVAIATLGNLGAPLAAFISAPILARVLGVDDRGEVAAITAPFLLAVSALTIGLPEAITYFASKRPASARRVLRQGTLMLAAVGLLGSLALLWLMPLLIPGVDGVTSACVALALIPSLVLGGVRGYAAGLGAWKQISIERTFGALARLAAVVALAWLDVLTIESASLAIAVTTFAGGICYIPLLLSRRSPRDAPDELGEIAPRNLLSFGSRLWFGSLAGVLLSRLDQTLMIPLSSPHQLGLYAVAVSVSEVTLVFNSAVRDVIFAAESGGTNEARLTLAARASTMLTFVMCAAVGILSTWWLAPVFGEEFAPAIAIVHVLLIGVVLGNPGSVAGAGLSARGRPELRSYALVVACIVNVGLVVLLVPTLGAMGAAIATVAGNTAAGGMCIFWMRRVFGVPVLEFLGVRWSDVVELTALARRLVR; encoded by the coding sequence ATGAGCGGGGCATTGAAGCGAGTCGGTGGCACCTCGAGGAGCGTTGCGATAGCCACGCTCGGCAATTTGGGGGCTCCGCTCGCAGCATTCATCAGCGCCCCGATCCTCGCCAGGGTCTTGGGCGTGGATGATCGGGGCGAAGTTGCCGCAATCACGGCACCGTTCCTGCTCGCAGTGAGCGCGTTGACGATCGGGCTTCCAGAGGCAATAACCTATTTCGCTTCCAAACGCCCGGCCAGCGCACGGCGGGTTCTTCGGCAGGGTACTTTGATGCTCGCCGCGGTGGGGCTCCTCGGTAGCCTCGCCCTGCTCTGGCTCATGCCTCTCCTCATTCCGGGCGTCGACGGCGTCACATCGGCTTGCGTTGCACTGGCATTGATACCCAGCCTCGTACTCGGCGGCGTTCGCGGCTACGCCGCGGGTTTGGGCGCATGGAAGCAGATCTCGATCGAGAGAACGTTTGGGGCGCTCGCACGACTCGCCGCTGTCGTCGCTCTCGCTTGGCTGGACGTGCTGACGATTGAGTCCGCCTCGCTCGCGATCGCCGTCACCACTTTCGCCGGAGGGATTTGTTATATCCCGCTGCTGCTGAGTAGAAGGTCTCCGCGTGACGCTCCGGACGAGCTGGGGGAGATCGCGCCGCGCAACCTTCTCTCCTTTGGAAGCCGGCTCTGGTTCGGTTCTCTCGCGGGTGTCCTGTTGTCGAGGCTCGACCAGACGCTCATGATTCCGCTTTCGAGCCCGCACCAACTCGGCCTCTACGCTGTGGCGGTCAGCGTGAGCGAAGTCACGTTGGTGTTCAACAGTGCGGTTCGAGATGTCATCTTCGCCGCCGAATCAGGGGGCACGAACGAGGCTCGGCTGACGTTGGCCGCACGCGCCTCGACGATGCTCACCTTTGTGATGTGCGCTGCAGTCGGGATCCTCTCCACCTGGTGGCTGGCACCCGTGTTTGGTGAAGAATTTGCGCCCGCCATCGCCATCGTGCATGTGCTTCTGATTGGCGTGGTGCTCGGCAACCCGGGCTCGGTGGCGGGTGCCGGCCTGTCGGCGAGGGGCCGGCCGGAACTGCGCAGCTACGCGCTCGTCGTGGCCTGCATCGTCAATGTGGGGCTCGTGGTGCTCTTGGTGCCCACTCTGGGCGCGATGGGGGCAGCGATCGCCACGGTGGCGGGCAACACGGCCGCCGGCGGGATGTGCATTTTCTGGATGAGACGCGTCTTCGGAGTGCCCGTCCTGGAATTTCTGGGCGTGCGCTGGTCGGATGTCGTCGAGCTCACCGCGCTCGCCCGGCGCCTGGTCCGTTAG
- a CDS encoding glycosyltransferase, translated as MSKIEHSASWSESTSFSLSVCIPTHNPNMGYLAALIESIVTDGPDSLELVLSDDNSTDPAPIRELLESCSVPWTAIWSTEALGMVSNWNRAAAQARGAFTLVTGQDDLVVGRNLSRAINAAQESHAGLVLSAPQYVSSTGTITRNPSKAASADRVFDEYAAVTPSPDALVTAALLYGNVLGDPCHTFFSTVLFRDVGGFSAEYEHAVDLELWLRMLATDPVVLRVPYEIGAHRQHAAAATGVHVRDGSAQRDRQRLVDHYGSAMSIAAWNRAVARLHTHRLNDRIRHQTPMQPLTALMRGRAIDRVRAWTAEALESAGLRKPMLERYVRAVPSAER; from the coding sequence TTGAGCAAGATCGAACACAGCGCAAGCTGGTCAGAGTCGACCTCGTTCTCGCTCAGCGTATGCATTCCGACGCACAACCCCAATATGGGGTATCTCGCTGCTCTCATCGAGAGCATCGTCACAGACGGACCCGACAGCCTCGAGTTGGTGCTCTCCGATGACAACAGCACCGACCCTGCGCCGATCAGGGAGCTGCTGGAGAGTTGTTCAGTGCCTTGGACCGCGATCTGGTCGACTGAGGCGTTGGGGATGGTCTCGAACTGGAATCGGGCCGCCGCTCAGGCGCGCGGGGCGTTCACCCTCGTGACCGGTCAGGACGACCTGGTCGTTGGCCGCAATTTGAGCAGGGCGATCAACGCGGCCCAAGAGTCGCACGCGGGTCTCGTCCTCTCTGCCCCGCAATACGTCAGTTCGACCGGGACAATCACTCGGAACCCGAGCAAAGCAGCCTCCGCAGATCGAGTGTTCGACGAGTATGCGGCTGTCACCCCATCGCCTGATGCGTTGGTGACCGCCGCACTTCTGTACGGAAACGTACTCGGGGATCCGTGCCACACCTTTTTCTCGACCGTGCTCTTCAGAGACGTTGGAGGGTTCTCGGCCGAGTACGAGCACGCCGTCGACCTCGAGCTTTGGCTGCGTATGCTCGCAACCGATCCGGTTGTACTTCGAGTCCCCTATGAAATCGGCGCTCACCGTCAGCACGCCGCCGCGGCCACTGGGGTCCATGTTCGAGATGGCTCGGCTCAACGAGACAGACAGCGCTTAGTGGATCACTACGGCTCGGCGATGTCCATTGCCGCATGGAACAGAGCGGTTGCTCGCCTCCATACCCATCGGCTGAACGACCGTATCCGGCATCAGACTCCGATGCAGCCGCTCACAGCGCTCATGCGCGGACGAGCCATTGACCGTGTACGCGCATGGACCGCCGAAGCTTTGGAATCAGCCGGTCTTCGTAAACCCATGCTGGAACGGTATGTCCGTGCCGTGCCGTCGGCCGAGCGCTGA
- a CDS encoding sugar transferase, whose protein sequence is MSVVPGMTWGLMGLVSARATGVVKRLSWQRAYAVRLFVSDVSMVVIAVFGAHFVWFRDASVELGTADAPEIRIGYTTISLLLVLAWMVVLDIFATRDHKVIGSGTLEYKRIADATVWLFGLFAILAFLFRLELARGYFLTALPVGFLLLFMSRWAWRQWLRRQQKSGAYVSRTILLGERNKSAHVAKTIQRTAGTGLDIVGALTHAGTMAKGPIEGVEVLGGYSDLLTAVDSTRADTVVLTGADEISPDDMRRIGWELESRSVELIVAPALTDIAGPRIHARPVAGLPLIHVSYPTLEGAKRVYKRSFDILGSGLLLLLGSPILIAVAIAVKRSGPGNILYRQVRIGRGGKEFGMLKFRSMVQDADDQLESLLDAQGTSNTPLFKVTNDPRITPVGRFLRKYSLDEVPQLFNVFFGEMSLVGPRPQRAAEVALYDDAAHRRLIMKPGMSGLWQVSGRSNLSWEDSIRLDLYYVENWSLTTDIVILFRTVRAVVTPEGAH, encoded by the coding sequence ATGTCGGTCGTGCCGGGAATGACATGGGGACTGATGGGGTTAGTGAGCGCTCGCGCGACAGGCGTGGTCAAGCGATTGTCTTGGCAACGTGCATACGCGGTGCGACTCTTCGTCAGTGATGTCTCCATGGTCGTGATCGCTGTTTTCGGCGCTCATTTCGTGTGGTTCAGGGATGCATCGGTTGAGCTTGGGACCGCTGACGCCCCGGAGATCCGAATCGGCTACACCACGATCTCGCTCCTCCTTGTCCTGGCGTGGATGGTCGTGCTCGACATTTTCGCCACCCGCGACCACAAAGTGATCGGAAGCGGGACACTCGAATACAAGCGCATCGCCGACGCGACGGTTTGGCTTTTCGGACTCTTCGCGATCCTCGCGTTCCTCTTCCGGCTTGAGCTTGCCCGGGGCTACTTCCTGACAGCTCTGCCTGTGGGCTTCCTCCTGCTCTTCATGTCGAGATGGGCGTGGCGCCAATGGCTCAGGCGGCAACAGAAATCGGGCGCGTATGTCTCGCGCACAATCCTGCTGGGCGAACGCAACAAATCGGCGCACGTGGCAAAAACTATCCAGCGAACCGCAGGCACCGGATTAGACATTGTGGGTGCACTCACTCATGCGGGCACAATGGCCAAAGGACCGATCGAAGGCGTCGAAGTGCTCGGCGGCTACTCCGATCTCCTGACCGCTGTAGATTCAACCCGGGCCGATACTGTCGTGCTCACCGGCGCCGATGAGATCAGTCCGGATGACATGCGCCGCATCGGCTGGGAGCTGGAATCGCGCAGTGTTGAGTTGATCGTTGCACCGGCGCTCACCGATATCGCCGGTCCGCGCATCCATGCCCGCCCTGTGGCAGGCCTGCCACTTATTCACGTGAGCTATCCCACGCTTGAGGGCGCGAAGCGTGTATACAAGCGCAGCTTCGACATCCTGGGCTCCGGCCTCTTACTTCTGCTGGGCTCACCGATCCTCATCGCGGTCGCCATCGCCGTCAAACGATCCGGCCCGGGCAACATCCTCTATCGCCAGGTGAGAATTGGCCGCGGCGGCAAGGAATTTGGCATGCTCAAGTTCCGCTCAATGGTGCAGGACGCCGATGACCAGCTTGAGAGCTTGTTGGATGCGCAGGGCACTTCCAACACTCCACTCTTCAAAGTGACGAACGACCCCCGCATCACCCCTGTCGGAAGGTTCCTACGCAAGTATTCGCTCGACGAAGTCCCGCAACTCTTCAACGTCTTCTTCGGCGAGATGAGCCTCGTCGGCCCTCGCCCGCAGCGCGCAGCCGAAGTTGCGCTGTATGACGATGCCGCCCACCGACGTCTCATCATGAAGCCCGGGATGAGCGGGCTCTGGCAGGTCAGTGGGCGGTCCAACCTCAGTTGGGAAGACAGCATTCGTTTGGACCTCTACTACGTCGAGAATTGGTCACTGACCACCGATATCGTGATTCTTTTCCGCACCGTGCGTGCTGTTGTCACCCCGGAGGGTGCACACTAA
- a CDS encoding ABC transporter permease, whose product MFFTLLRRELAGRRKQTVIIAVGLGLAIALVIVVNAFSAGVKDAQASVLSSVYGVGTDITLTQPPTAPSDASGGPGRFDFGAGAGASSDGTTAISTSRLEVARGTSTFDAATLTTVAGVDNVAAASGALALNNTTFNGELPDMSQMQQGGAPGAGTTPPEGGPDGAGGSSFNVDSFSVLGIDPSAAAVGPLSSVTLSSGRTFSTADSDAAVAVLDSSYATTAKLAVGDSITVGDTEVQVVGIVSSSSADAATAANVYLPLGLAQKLSGLDGQLSTVYVQAASSNDIAQVQAAIKTALPDVTVSTQADLAASVSGSLATASSLVTNLGLWLSIAVLLAAFLIAILFTISGVTRRTREFGTLKAIGWSNRRIVGQVTGESLVQGLIGGVVGVALGLLGVLAINVVAPSLSGGLGDGTGGGQLAAGPGGPGGAPGGFGQAASAAASTEITLHAPVALEVVLLAVGLAVLGGLLAGAFGGWRAARLRPAEALRSIS is encoded by the coding sequence ATGTTCTTCACACTTCTCCGGCGCGAACTCGCCGGACGGCGCAAGCAGACGGTGATCATCGCCGTCGGCCTGGGCCTCGCGATCGCCCTCGTGATCGTCGTGAACGCCTTCTCCGCCGGCGTCAAAGATGCCCAGGCCTCCGTGCTCTCCTCTGTCTACGGCGTCGGAACCGACATCACGCTCACCCAGCCGCCGACGGCGCCGAGCGACGCATCCGGCGGACCTGGCCGCTTCGACTTCGGCGCCGGGGCCGGTGCCAGCTCCGACGGAACCACGGCGATCAGCACCTCGCGGCTCGAGGTGGCGCGCGGCACCAGCACCTTCGACGCCGCGACGCTCACGACGGTCGCCGGCGTCGACAACGTCGCCGCCGCATCCGGCGCCCTGGCTCTGAACAACACCACGTTCAACGGCGAGCTGCCCGATATGTCGCAGATGCAACAGGGCGGGGCGCCAGGCGCCGGAACGACGCCGCCGGAGGGTGGCCCGGATGGCGCGGGCGGCAGCTCCTTCAACGTCGACTCCTTCAGCGTGCTGGGCATCGACCCAAGTGCGGCGGCCGTCGGGCCGCTCTCCTCCGTGACCCTCAGCTCCGGGCGCACGTTCAGCACCGCCGACTCGGACGCCGCCGTGGCCGTGCTCGACTCCAGCTACGCCACCACCGCGAAGCTCGCCGTCGGCGACAGCATCACGGTCGGCGACACCGAGGTCCAGGTGGTCGGCATCGTGAGCTCGAGCTCGGCGGATGCCGCCACCGCCGCGAACGTCTACCTCCCGCTCGGCCTGGCGCAGAAGCTCTCCGGGCTCGACGGCCAGCTCAGCACGGTCTACGTGCAGGCCGCGTCCTCGAACGACATCGCGCAGGTGCAGGCCGCGATCAAGACCGCGCTGCCCGACGTGACCGTCAGCACACAGGCCGACCTTGCAGCCAGCGTCTCCGGTTCGCTGGCCACCGCGTCCAGCCTCGTCACGAACCTCGGCCTCTGGCTCTCGATCGCCGTGCTGCTCGCGGCCTTCCTCATCGCCATCCTGTTCACGATCTCCGGCGTCACCCGACGCACCCGCGAGTTCGGCACGCTCAAGGCGATCGGCTGGTCAAACCGGCGCATCGTCGGCCAGGTCACCGGCGAATCGCTCGTGCAGGGCCTGATCGGCGGCGTCGTCGGCGTGGCCCTCGGCCTGCTCGGAGTGCTCGCCATCAACGTTGTCGCCCCGAGCTTGAGCGGTGGGCTGGGCGACGGCACTGGCGGAGGGCAGCTGGCCGCTGGCCCTGGCGGCCCCGGCGGGGCGCCCGGCGGCTTCGGGCAGGCGGCATCGGCCGCCGCGTCCACCGAGATCACGCTGCACGCGCCCGTCGCGCTCGAGGTGGTGCTGCTCGCCGTCGGGCTGGCCGTGCTCGGCGGCCTGCTGGCCGGGGCGTTCGGTGGGTGGCGTGCCGCCCGGCTGCGGCCCGCCGAGGCGCTGCGCAGCATCAGCTGA
- a CDS encoding ABC transporter ATP-binding protein: MYTLQNVSKSYKQGKRSVAALTDVTLTIDDGALVAIQGPTGGGKSTLLQMLGALDRPSSGTVRLGDSELSALGDHKLAAIRAQQIGFIFQGFNLIPTLTAQENVETALAPLGLAADARRSRAAQALASVGLSDRAGHLPNELSGGQQQRVAIARALVKEPTVLLADEPTGNLDEQTRDEIMDLLEGLWRDRGLTLILVTHDSAVAARAERRLHIKHGAVHEQ, from the coding sequence ATGTACACGCTCCAGAACGTCTCGAAGAGCTACAAGCAGGGCAAGCGCTCCGTCGCCGCCCTCACCGACGTCACCCTCACGATCGACGACGGCGCCCTCGTCGCCATCCAGGGACCGACGGGCGGCGGCAAGTCGACGCTGCTGCAGATGCTCGGCGCCCTCGACCGCCCCAGCTCCGGCACCGTGCGGCTGGGCGACAGCGAGCTGTCGGCCCTCGGCGACCACAAGCTCGCCGCGATCCGCGCGCAGCAGATCGGCTTCATCTTCCAGGGGTTCAACCTCATCCCGACGCTGACCGCGCAAGAGAACGTCGAGACCGCGCTGGCCCCACTCGGCCTGGCGGCGGATGCCCGGCGCTCCCGAGCCGCGCAGGCGCTGGCGTCCGTCGGCCTGTCCGACCGCGCCGGGCACCTGCCGAACGAGCTCTCCGGCGGCCAGCAGCAACGTGTCGCCATCGCGCGGGCATTGGTCAAGGAGCCGACCGTGCTGCTCGCCGACGAGCCGACCGGCAACCTCGACGAGCAGACCCGTGACGAGATCATGGACCTGCTCGAGGGGCTCTGGCGCGATCGGGGCCTCACGCTCATCCTGGTCACCCACGACTCGGCTGTTGCCGCCCGCGCCGAACGCCGGCTGCACATCAAGCACGGCGCCGTGCACGAGCAGTAG